cctttattttggCTTATGTAGTATATCACattgttttttcatatgttgagtCACCCATGCATCCCAGGAAAAAtgttggtcatggtgtataatccttatAATATACTGCTAGATTCAGTTTTCTAGTTTTGtgttgaggattttgcatcttTATTTATGAAGGAtgttggtctgcagttttcttattGTGATAtctttggctttggtatcagggcagggctggacttataaaattatatagtaagtgttccctcctcttaaaatttttggaggagtttgagaagcattggtgttctttaaatgtttggtataattcaccagtaaagccattgagtccaggactttgacCTGGAGGCTTTTGATTACTGACTTAATGTCTTTACTAGTTATggatctattcagattttctatttctttttttttttttttcgagacagagtcttgctttgttggccaggctagagtgagtgccgtggcgtcagcctagctcacagcaacctcaaactcctgggctcaagctatcctcctgcctcagcctcccgagtagctgggactacaggcatgcgccaccatgcccggctaattttttctatatatattagttggccaattaatttctttctatttttatagtagagacggggtctcgctcttgctcaggctggtttcgaactcctgacctcgagcaatccgccgcctcagcactcccagagtgctaggattgcaggcatgagccgctgcgcTTGGcccagattttctatttctttgtgagaatcttgatatattttatttccaagaatttgtccactGTATTCAAATTATCCAATTTGTTAGTGTATAGTTTTTCTTAAAACTGCATTATAAcccttttatttttgtagaattgGTTATAGTGTCCCCACTTTCATTTCTCCtattagtaatttgagtcttttcctttttccttagtTAATGTAGCTAAAGTTTTggcaattttgttaatctttcttAAGAACCAACTtgtagtttcattgatttttctctatttctttcctttgactGGTTTTAGGTTTagtctattttattccttttcattttcttgtccttttttttttttttttttttgagacagtctcactctgttgcccagactagagagtgctgtggtgtcagcctagctctcagcaacctcaaactcttgggctgcctgagcttccccagtagctgtgactacaggtgtgtaccaccatgcctggctatttttttctatttttagttgcccagctaatttatttttatttttagtagagataggggtctccctcttgctcaggctgatctcgaactcctgagctcaagcaatcctcccgcctctgcttcccaaagtactaggattacaggcgtgagccactgcacctggcctccatCCTTTTTTCAAATAAGTGTTTTTCACATCTGTCTTTCCCCCATATCTCCTCCAATGCTTAATCTTAGACCTGCCCAAGCAGTTCCTGCTCAGGGGAGACCCTATTCTATAGACAAATATTTGTGGATGGTTTCCAAGTTTTGCTAAAGCCAAGACCCATCTGAAGCCTCCATTCTTCCTATCTTTGTGGCTTTCTCGCTCATTCTGCTGGTTTGAGATGTTCTTTCACCCTTACacttaactttattttattttttatttatttttggctgtcCTTTGTAGGCCAGGACAAACTTAACTTatactttggaaaatttttaagttttgctGAAGGTGTAGgttgtggtttattttatttgctctctttgttttttggtatgaaataaaaaacaaaaacatgtcaaGGAGGATGAATGGCCTGAGTTACATTTAGGGTTCCATTGTGTTAGCCAGACCTGCATCTTAGAAAGCCAGACCTACATCTTAGAAAGCCCAATCTGAAAAATGGTGTGGAAGCAGGATAATTCAGGCAAGGGATGATGGGGGGCTGGATTAGGATGGGGTCtggggatgaggaagaggaacATGTGGAACTGGAATTTGAGCTAGGGTAAATTTCACCTGACTTTTTCTCTCACCAAGGGTAATGAGAATGTAATGTCCATCTCGGAGCCGTCTCCACCTTCTGGAACCAGTGGGGTGCACACCTCTTGGAACCATGGCGTACCAGACATTCAGCACTTTCCTCAGGGAAGAGAGGTGTCAGGGACCCCCTTGGTGTCTGCTGAGGTACCAAGGCAGAATGCGAATGAAATGGGGCTACAGTTCAATATGTCATTACCTGAGAATGGCAGGAGCTACTGCCCCCAAGCGATCCCCGGTCCTTCGCAGATGATTTACTGTCAGGGAGTATTTCCCTCCCACCAAGAGATGCTTTACAAGGGGTCCCAGGTGATGGCCTTGGGAGAGCCCAATAATACAGGGGTGGCCATGACCTTCCCTGGGCATCCAAGGATATACCCCAATGGATTGCCAGACTCGGCTTCTAATAGAATCCCTATGATGTCCCACTTCTGGGCCCCAAGAATGCCTAATTCTGAACCCTTAACAGTATCTTCTAACACAGCCTCTTCGACACCTGAGATGTTATTGGCCCCAACCATACCTTCCACTGAGGCCCACGTTATGCTTCCCTCTCTGGCTCAGATGTTGCCCCCCAGAGAGCCCCTTGACCTTGAGATGGCCCCAGCTGAGTCTCAATCATTGCTGGCATTAGAATCACAGGACTCTTTTGTGAGTCAGCCAGCCTTCCAGGCAGGCGTCTTCCTGCCTGAACACCCCATTCCTGCTCCCCAGGGAGCAGACCCTAACTCTAGGGCCCAGGAGGGGGCACGTGGAAGGAAACCCTTAGTTTTAAGGCCTTACGTCTGCCAGCATGAGAACTGTGGAAAAGCTTATACCAAGCGCTCCCACCTCGTGAATCACGAGCGCAAACACACAGGTGAGTGAGGTCAAGTGGGGTCGGGGCGGAGGAGTCTCTGGGCGTTAGATTGTCTGGGCCACTGGTTTGTGATTGGGGTGATCACTTCATCTTTCAAGCTTGGAACTCAGCTATACTGGCCCAACTGAATTTCCATCCATAATGACTGCCAAGATGATGGGGAGAGGGCACTACTGACTGTGTTGCCCCCTCACTGGTTTCCCATACCTTCCCTGATTGTTCCCTAACCTTGGCTGTTCTACCTCATAATCAGACCCTTTCCCTCCTACCTACTGGTCTGTTCTTCTGTTTAATTACACCTCTCCCTTATCATCCACCCAGGTGAGAGGCCCTACAAATGCACTTGGGAAGACTGTACGTGGTCTTTCTTCCGTTCCGATGAGCTTGGACGACATATACGGATACACACCAGATATCGACCATATAAATGTCGCCAGTGTGGTCGACTCTTCATGAGATCTGACCATCTCAAGCAACACCAGAGGACTCATCAGCAGATGCCAGGCCCCTGAGACCCACAGGCCAATGATGGAGAGATGGGTGGTCCTCCCTGGGATCCTGCCTGCCTCTGACCAGTTCACCTCTTTGGTGGATGGAAGCTTAGATGAAGTCTGTACAAGATTATGAGGCAATGTTGAAGCCCAAATGAAGTTCTGGACCCAGTCAGAGACTCTTCAAAACCTGTCTTGGATGCCCTGACCTCTCTGTGGCCACCTACTTTTGCTGGAGTGTAGCCAGATGGGAAGATGGAGCACAGCAGAGATTAGGCTTAGAACCCTTCAGTGACTCCTTTGCCTGCTACATAAAATCCAAGTTCTTTATCTTGGTCTTCCACAGTTTCCAGAGCCAGACATGTTCAAATCCTGGATTTACCACTAACTAGCCATGCAACCTTGGGACAAGTCTTTTATTACTATGCCTTGTTTTGTcttctggaaaatgagaaaacaatgacTGTATTGGCCACAGCACATGTTCCACATCAGGTACTCTCTAGCACTCACTATGCACATGGCCCAGAGTTTGTCTCTTCCCACTGTGACTTCTAGACTTGGATGGAATGCCCTTCCATGGGGACATGGGATCTGGCACTGCAGTGCCCAGCCTGGTGATAACCTTCCATTACCTCCCATACCCTCCTGCCTCACTTCCCCCTTCTCAATCTGAATATCTTGGGCTTGTACCTCCCAAATAGAACCTCAGTATTCTTGCACCTGATATTAAGGGGGCTGTGCTACTCTGTTCTCTCCTGGGGTTGAGGGGATAATGACTGCCTTGGCAACTCAGATAGTTTAGAACCATGTTTCTGGACTCCAGGCCATTTCATTGACCAGCAAGCtaatagtgagaaaaaaaaaaaaaaaaacttggccaGGTTATTAAGTGCAAATATATCTGCTCCAGAGGTGGCCTCTCACTTAGAGATGGTGCCTTCCGTAGGTGTTTCCTGAACCCAGTCCGTCCCAAGCATGGCCAGGTGGTGGCCATAGAGATGTGACTCAGGTCTGGTTTTCTATGCTCAAGGGACCTTGGTGTAGGGGCTGAGAGGTCCCCCTAAGTGCAGTCGGGAAGAGAAGTTGCCAAAAGGAGGGTCAGAAAGGCTTTCTGGTGGAGGTGACCCTTGAACCCAGTAACAATAACATCTCGTAATCCCTCCGGCTGTTGGAATAAACTGAGCAGGTGAATGAAGCAAGAGGATTCCAGGCAGAGAACACTGGATCTGGCAACTGCTCGGAGAAGAGTCAGCATGCAGGATTCCATTCACTCAACCAGTGTTTTTCGGGCCCACCATGCAGAGCACGCCAAGGCTGTGCAGACCAACGGCGAGGAGCACAAAGACAACTAAAGAACGTGTCGGGGAAGACGGACCTCTCAAGGAGATGCCTGAGTCAGACCTGAAGGACTCGTAGGGGTTAGCCATGCCTCCGAGTTCTTAGACATGGTCATGCCCTGTGCTGGTCACTAAGGATTCAGAGGTGCATGCAGGCACCCTGCCTCCTGAGGAGCAGAACATTCTGAATGCTCAGTGCTGCCGAGGAGAGGAGCTGGGTGTCTGGGGAAGCCCCACAGCCTTGGCTgtgcctgcctctgccctcccacccctaTCCTGACCCCATCCTGCTTGGCCGCCTTGGTCCATGTCACTAGTGGCCTCCGTGTACCAGATGTGGACATCCAGTGCCCTCCACCCAAGCCCCGAGTGAGGGGaggacataatttttaaaacatgggcAGGGGGTTTAGACTGCACTGGCCCCTCAGCCCCCCTCCAGGAGGCGTTTGGAGCCCAGGACTTGTCAGGATTGAGGAGAACAAGGTTAATCCCATTTTAAGGTGTTTTCTTTGGCTGCAGTGTAGAAATTGGATTAGGGTAGGAATttaagagagagggagggatttTAGAGTTTTAGGTGAGACAAAGGTGGCTTGAGCCAGGGTGGAAAGAAAGGGTATTAAAAATTAACTGGTTCCAGTGGTGACtttacctaaaagaaaagaaagaaacaaaaaaaaaaaaaaaaaagaaaaaaaaaaaaaaaaaaattaactggtcTCCAAGTATGCaggggccaaaaaaaaaaaaaaaaaaaaaaaaaaaagaaaaaaaattaactggatttGGTCTGTAAGAGCATGGTCAAGGGTGACTCCCAGATTTCATGAACTTCATTGACTTATTTTCTATTGTAATATCTTTCATACgtgcaaaaatatttgtatattcaatttgaagaataataaaaataaatactcatttGCCTCTTAGGTCAGTTGAGAAAAAGAATTtgctaatacattttaaatgaattcctcatttttctctccagaggtaaccactatcctgaatGTTGTTTAATCTTGtctttgctattgtttttttacCACACATGTATCTATTCCTAAATAGTATAGTAATTGGTTTTATATGGTTTCGGACTTTATATTTAATCTGTTTGGGCTTCATTGCAGCTTTTCAATCCAAGAGTTTATAGTttgaataaaatttggaaaaattttggccATTGTTTTATCAGTTTTTTGCGTCCCCTCTCCACCTTCTGGCATACAGTCTGCCCATATGGTTGACCACTTGATACTGTCCCACAGATCACTgatgctttcttcattttttatttctttccctgcttcattttattttatttttactttttttgagattagagtctcactttgttgcccaggctagagtgagtgccgtggtgtcagcctagctcacagcaacctcaaactcctgggctcaagcaatcctcctgcctcagcctcccatgtagctgggactacaggcatgtgccaccatgcccggctaattttttatatatatatcagttggccaattaatttctttctatttatagtggagacgggggtctcgctcttgctcaggctggtttcgaactcctgaccttgagcaatccgcctgcctctgcctcccagagtgctaggattacaggcatgagccaccgcgcctggccctttgCTTCATTTTTAGATGTTTTGAAGTTCACTGATCTTTTATTCTGTAGTGTCTAATCAGCTGTTAGTGTTTCATCTAGTGCCTTTTTTCAtgttggatattttatttttcatctctagaaattCTATCTGGatcctttttatatattccatttcTCTCCTTATGCTCATGTTTTTTCCTCTATCATCTTGAACATAAAAAGCGTATTTATAATGGCTATTCTAATATCCTCAAGTGCTAATTCCATAATGTTTTGTCATTTCTGGATCTgtatcaattgattttttttctcctggtaaTTGCCTTTATTTTCCTGCTGCTTTGTGTGgctgatatatttttttactgaatAAGAGACATTGTGGATTTATATTGTTGTCgctggattttgttttattcctttaaatagtattggcttttttttttctagcatgaaTTTACTTTGAATTAATTGAATCCCTTTGAGGCTTACTTAAAGCTTTTTTAGGAcagttaaaaaacattttttagctaGGAAGAGCTGCCTTTTTTCCCCAGGGCTAATTTAGCCCCACTGCTAAGGCAATATCCTGAGGATTTTGCCTGATGCTCTGTGTGTTATGTTATTATGTTCTGGCAAGTGGAAAGGAAACTATTCCCAGCCCTGCATGAGCTCCAGGAATTGTTCTGCCTACTTTTAAGTGGTCCTTTTCCTGGTCTTATGTACGTTCTTCTCATGGTTGATGAGTACTCAGTCAAAGACACAACAGGATACCTTTGTAGATCTCCAGAGCTCACTCTCTCTGCAAAACTCTGTCCTCTGAGGTTCTCCACCTCACAAATTCTAGCCACCCTGGTCTTCCCAAGCTTCAGTCTCTGTCTCTTCCATCAGCGAGACTAACAGGCTCTGTTTGGTTTTCCTCCCTTATCTCGGGTCACAGGCCTGAGCTGCCCATTGCCCATTGCTGAAAGCcactgtttcatatattttgcctgactctgtaattattttaaaataatttattctattgaCACACTTAATTGTTTTGCTGTTAAGAACAGTGCTACTCTGAATATTCCCGCCTACCCTGCTAGTGTACATGTGGTAAGTTCCTTTTTGAAGCATTTTTCAAACGGTGATTCTTGACTTGATAGGTTATAAGCTGACCAGAGAAACATAGGATTGCATGACAAGTTTGAGAACCTGGCAGAATTTGGTGACAATGAATTTATAGAAGTGCCAGTCTACCCTGTTGTAGGACCTTCTCTGGTGGCATCAATTGCTTGTGTAGTTACAGAGAAGGCAGTTGGTCAGAGTCAGCAAGGGTGGAGGTTTTGTCAGGTGTGTGCCACAGTGGGACAAAGGGACGGAGTGTAGGACAATGGCAATGAGAGACAATGGACTATGGAATTTAAGATGGGGATGTAAAGTCCAGAGGAGACAGATGGATAGGGACAGAGTTCTGATGAAGTCAGATCACTGGCGTGTTAGGAACAAATGAGTGAGGCTGGAACGCTCAGGGATGGTCATGGAGATTAGGATGTTGAATAGGTGCTTTTGTGGGTAGAACAGTTTCAAACGATGACAAAATCCAGGATATGGCTATAGAAGTGGGTGGCTGGGATGGACCAGGGGTGAAGGTTTTAGGAAATGTGGAGTTCAGGGTGTCATCTGGGTGGTATCCAGGTCATCCTTGGATAGTAACCAGGGATATGGCTAAACCTTGCATGGAGAGGACATGGGGCAGGTGACAGATTCTTACAGGAATGTCAGTGAATGACTCAGTAGGAGCAAAAAGGTGGAGTATCTAATGGAACAGGGTTTTGGTGGGGATGTAGAATAGTGGCATGTAAGTGGCATATCCAAAGGTAGGTGGAGTAGGGAGAATGAGAGGTGTCCACAAGGCAGAGATGTGGCAGGATGTGAAGGCAGGTAGAAGAGGGAGCTGCTTGGAAGCAGTGGAGGGTGTGGGGGAGTCTCCGGATTGTGGAGCGGGAGATCCAGAGAGTACAGTGGGATAGTTTGGGAGGGAGCTTGGGAGAAGGATGGGAAATAAGAACTAGAAATGGGGAATTCTTTCCAGAGGTCTTTGGGACACTGACCCTGTACAGCATCGGAactcacattttattcattctcgTTCATCAAAAATATACTGGGTGCCCAGGGGTCTTGGTGCCAGGGATATAATGACTAAGTGGTCAACTGGATCTTAGCTCTCCTGGAGCTCTGTGCTAAGTGCAGGAAAGGCTGAACCAAAACCAGATGATTATAATTGCAGTTGGGAAGCCTATCTTGGTTGCCTTGAGTAGAGGATGGTGATGGAAGATTCTGGGCAGAAGAGTAGGCAACTGCATATGGGGAAAGGGGCAGATAACAGCGGTCTGCACAGTGCAGCAGATTGTGAGGAGTGGTGTTGGAATCGGGTGTTTGCTATGCTGGTGACTCCCCTGGTGCTAGGTGCATAGGAGGAAAATCCTGCTTTTGTCAAGAAGGTGCTGGAGGCCACCTGGCTTAGGACTCTGGGCTCCAGCTAATGCCCTCCCTGAGCCCCACCTGGGTCTGGAGGAGGACACCCTCTCCTCCGTCTGGGCTAGTGTAGAATTCAGCCACGCTCCATGGATTGGAGAAACAGTTCTTGAAGAGACTCCTGGGTGGTGGGGAAATGAGATGGAAAGTACTTTTAGAACTGAGTCCTGGATGGGT
This region of Microcebus murinus isolate Inina chromosome 2, M.murinus_Inina_mat1.0, whole genome shotgun sequence genomic DNA includes:
- the LOC105877435 gene encoding Krueppel-like factor 1, which produces MEQEAEEQGAEELSQWPGTNQPAQGNENVMSISEPSPPSGTSGVHTSWNHGVPDIQHFPQGREVSGTPLVSAEGADPNSRAQEGARGRKPLVLRPYVCQHENCGKAYTKRSHLVNHERKHTGERPYKCTWEDCTWSFFRSDELGRHIRIHTRYRPYKCRQCGRLFMRSDHLKQHQRTHQQMPGP